In the genome of Nissabacter sp. SGAir0207, one region contains:
- the traV gene encoding type IV conjugative transfer system lipoprotein TraV: MKLIAFAVLAGVTAVLTGCAGVDSEFECNATTSDRCMTMEQANEKARLATEGAAGKPAATALPTLVNPPVAVRPVSRPVAYTRPVSPAAPVVHPAPVSTPAPRPLTRVSSAPLQRTALPAPSCAPRRCHDAGEVRPVRTAERTANVWIAPYVDTQDVFHQPGRVSFVLTAPAWHMPAVIE; encoded by the coding sequence ATGAAACTGATTGCGTTTGCCGTACTGGCCGGTGTCACGGCTGTGCTTACCGGGTGTGCCGGCGTTGACAGTGAGTTCGAGTGTAACGCCACCACGTCTGATCGCTGCATGACGATGGAGCAGGCCAATGAGAAAGCGCGTCTGGCCACCGAGGGCGCAGCGGGAAAGCCGGCTGCGACCGCGCTGCCTACCCTGGTTAACCCGCCGGTGGCGGTGCGCCCGGTAAGCCGTCCGGTCGCCTATACCCGGCCGGTCTCGCCCGCAGCGCCTGTAGTACATCCGGCACCGGTATCGACGCCGGCCCCGCGGCCGCTGACCCGCGTGAGTTCGGCCCCACTTCAGCGCACCGCCCTGCCGGCCCCCAGCTGCGCCCCGCGCCGCTGCCATGATGCGGGCGAAGTACGTCCGGTGCGCACCGCCGAGCGCACCGCCAATGTCTGGATAGCGCCGTATGTCGATACCCAGGATGTGTTTCACCAGCCCGGCCGGGTCTCGTTTGTCCTGACGGCACCCGCCTGGCATATGCCGGCCGTTATCGAGTAA